AGTCAATACCACTCTCACGTCTCATATGGATGGGCCTGGAgatagttagcttagcataaaaaccaGAAATTAGGAAATGGCCGTACAGCACCTCATCAACAAGGTGTAACatgtcagtgagctttagaggtgctgcacagaaccatgctagctgtttccctctgtttccagtctttatgctaagctataTTTAGCCTCTCTGGGCGAAGCTTCATAGAGTAGTTTTGAACTGTTCATTCGTTTTTTTGAAGGGATAAACCTGAAAACAGATTGTGTTTGAGCTTCATGTCAGGTTTGTGACATAGAGACATCCAAAAGGTCCATCCAGCTGTCTTAAATAATCCTGCTAATCCAGACTGATGTTTAAATATCGCCATGATGAAGTGACCTGATGCTCTGTTGACACTAAGCTGCAGCGCTTTGTTCTGAGGGAGGAGACAAACAGCTGGACGGTCACACAGCTGGAcgtccatctcctccttcatGTGGTCAAACTTCAAGTGAAGTtctgccagcagctgttttcatctggAGCGATGCTCGACAGGTATGGGATTCTTTTCTGCTTGTAAtgatgttttcagcaaaaaatgATTATTTGACTTTTTAGAAATATAGAATTTCTAACAATATTAATATAAATATTATTTGATATTGTGTCACCATTTTTACTGTTCccactgtgtcagtgtgtccttGAGAAATGATTTTAAGGTTAAGGATTATATTGATTAtcttaatctgcagattattttaaCAGTTGGTTATGAAGGTGGTGTCTGCAGATGGTTTTGTTTaatccaacagtccaaactacagGATTCATCTTAAAATGAACTAAAACAGCAGATTCAGGCAaagtaattgattaattgtctATTAATCAGTGAAATGACTAATTCCATCTGAGCTAAATGATTTAATTTCCAGGTCCTACTGTAACCTGGAGAGTATTTTAGTGAGTGCAAACTAAAAGGTCTCAATGTGCAACATCTGGAATTTGTCTATAAATgatggtttttgttgtttaaattgAGCAGCTCTTTCCAAGAAGTTCCTATTTTCCGAATAATTAGTTCataattacattcatttgttcCAGGAGACTTTGCAGGAGATGACAGCACATTTTACTTTTAGAATTTTTGCTACAGAAGTTATTTTTTATCACAGTACTTTTAACATCACTGCAGGTGTGTAACCGGAAGGTAGTTTTAGTTCCTACCTGCTGTCGCACCCACACATGGATCCAGGTAGCAGCTGAACATAGATTCAGAATAAAAAGATATTcatgttttggttcagtctttAGTTCCTTCTCTGCCCTCTAATAACTAAAACGCTTTCATCTCAGAATCAAGTACAGTACTTATTGTTCAAACAAGTGAACTCACCACAGTTCATTTGGCCACATCTGGACAATACTTAAGCCTTCTGGCACATACAGTCAGTAATCTTTCCAAATCCATCGTGTTCTTTGGTGTTCCTCCGATTAATTTTGAGGATTAGTGATAATCCCTACATGTGTAATAAACTGAAGCAGTGGCTGAGACACTGATCAGCCCACTTCAGTCTGATGAAACTTCCTGTTCTGCTGATAAAGGGAATAAAGCAACATTTGCTTCTGGCACGTCATCATGTAACATCTGTAGTCGTATCTGTGGGAATCTCAGGGATTTCTCCTTGGAGGTGTTGGCTGTCTGAATTATCATCATTGTATGCATTTCCAGTGTTTACTTCAGTACTGAAGCAGCACTAACTAGCAGAGAGATTTAGCTGCCGTGTAACTCTGAAAACTGATATATTTGATGTAATTCGATTTAATTTAATTGTCGACACAGAAGCCAGACGTGAAGGTTAATCACCATCTTGAAGAACTCAGCAATGATCTCCACTGTGATGTGCAGCAAAGAGACGCTGCAAAGCGTTCAGTGCAACAGTCACATCAGGAGCCCCATCAGGGTCGAGCCTCGCAGGAACTCCATCCCGCCGACGCAGACCCTCACCGCTAAACATCTGCTGGCTTACCTGCCCAGAACACAGCCAGAGTCCGTCCGTCACACTGCTCGCGCTCACAAGGTACAACTGTCCGTGATGGTGTCTGTAGTTAAAGTGCTTATTGTTCCCTCACTCATGTATCATCATCTACAGTATGAGCAAAGTCTGATACTAGAGAtagttttcactttcatctgcTTCTTTGTGATCACCCTTAACTTCAGTTCAACCACCATTCGGTGTCCTGCATGTGACTTACTTCTTGTTGAATTTCACACCAAACTCAACTGATTATAATTTGGATGCAGCTCAACTCAGGTCTCAGCTCTGGTCTAAAAGGTACCAGGGAACAGGGGACCTATAAAGACTGACACTAAAAGCCATTGATCCAGCACACTGAGCCCCTCTACTCCTCCTGAAGCTGGAGAGGACTCATCAAAGCACCAATGCCCACCTTTAGGACAGGTCATAGATCACAGCCCCTGGTCTCACAGACACCAGAGTGATTTTTTGGACATGACCACAGTGTGAAGGAGGCCTCAGAATGGGACAGGCTTCAATAGGACTCAGTTTGTGAATCTACTTGGCATTTATTTGGTGGTTTAGttcttttgcattttgtgaATATTAtggttttccttcatttcaggtCACAGCTAAATCCTCTGTTGCTTCCATGATGACCTCAGAAAGAGCTTCTCTCATCCACAACTTCTACAATGTTAACTACTCATCACCATCCCACGAGGCCTCTCCCTCCCAGACCCAGACTCCCTGCAGCCAGTCCtctcaggctctgactctgaccAAACAAGAGCCCCCCCAGCATCACACTATCCCAGCGGTTCCTCTGGAACCAGTAGAGGAGACCCCAAAGCCTCAGCGTTTGCATCGCAGCAAACACCTCAAGCGTTTCAGCTCCAGGTGGCAGTCGAGAGGCTCCACTGGCAGCAGCAACATTCCCGTCTCTGCAATGGAGAAGCTGAACGTTGCGAAGAGTCACAAGAAGCGCTGCAAGCTGCTGGGTGATGAGGACTCATTGCTCATCACTGCCAGCAATCAGCGCCAGCGTTATGTCACCAAGGATGGCAAGTGCAGGGTCAACCTGGGACCTATTGCAGACAAGAGTCGCTTCATCTCAGATATTTTCACCACATTAGTGGACCTCAAGTGCCGCTGGTTCCTTCTCGTCTTCACAATGTGCTACATTCTCACGTGGGTGGCCTTCGGTGGAATCTACTTCTTTGGTGCCTGGTTGCGTGACGACATTGCACACGTTCACGACCATCAATGGAAGGCATGCTTCGAGAATGTAGACAGTTTCCTTTCAGCCCTGCTGCTGTCGTTAGAGAGCCAGAGGACTATTGGGTATGGCTCCAGGATGGTGACAGCTAACTGCCCTGAGGGTGCGATGATCCTGATGGTCCAGTCCATCCTTGGCTCCATTATCGACGCTCTGATGGTGGGCTGCATGTTTGTTAAAATCTCCCGGCCACAGCAGAGAGCCCAGACGCTGATCTTCAGCAAGCACTGCGTCATCTGTGAGCGTGACGAGAAGCTCTGCATGCTCTTCCGCATTGGTGATCTGAGAGAGAGCCACATGGTGGATGCCAAGATCCGGGCCAAGCTGATCAAGTCCCGGCAAACCAAGGAGGGCGAGTTCATCCCACTGGAGCAGTCAGAAATCAACCTGGGCTACGACACTGGGGGAGACAGGCTGCTCCTGGTGGAACCTCAGACCATTACCCACATCATCAGTGACAGTAGCCCTTTCTGGGAGGTGGGAGCCGAGCGTTTGAAGAGGGAGTCCTTTGAGATCATTGTCATCCTGGAGGGCATCGTGGAAGCGTCAGGTTTGTACAAATATATTTCAGGTTTGTGCTGTCCTCCAACAGAGGCCATGTCCATAGCATGAAGCTACATTACAGTATTCTAAGGAATCACAGGGAGACTTGACAGAAGGTGTCTTAACACTGCTGTACTTTGACTTCGTTTGAGTGGTTGACGAGCTGAAAGTAGCCGACCGATGTGTGGTTGCCACCTCCTGTGTTTCCAA
Above is a window of Chaetodon auriga isolate fChaAug3 chromosome 15, fChaAug3.hap1, whole genome shotgun sequence DNA encoding:
- the LOC143333076 gene encoding G protein-activated inward rectifier potassium channel 3-like gives rise to the protein MISTVMCSKETLQSVQCNSHIRSPIRVEPRRNSIPPTQTLTAKHLLAYLPRTQPESVRHTARAHKVTAKSSVASMMTSERASLIHNFYNVNYSSPSHEASPSQTQTPCSQSSQALTLTKQEPPQHHTIPAVPLEPVEETPKPQRLHRSKHLKRFSSRWQSRGSTGSSNIPVSAMEKLNVAKSHKKRCKLLGDEDSLLITASNQRQRYVTKDGKCRVNLGPIADKSRFISDIFTTLVDLKCRWFLLVFTMCYILTWVAFGGIYFFGAWLRDDIAHVHDHQWKACFENVDSFLSALLLSLESQRTIGYGSRMVTANCPEGAMILMVQSILGSIIDALMVGCMFVKISRPQQRAQTLIFSKHCVICERDEKLCMLFRIGDLRESHMVDAKIRAKLIKSRQTKEGEFIPLEQSEINLGYDTGGDRLLLVEPQTITHIISDSSPFWEVGAERLKRESFEIIVILEGIVEASGMTCQARTSYTEDEVLWGCRFESCISLEKGGFRVDYSAFDKIFEVQMSRLSAKDRSTAKEVEAVF